The uncultured Desulfatiglans sp. DNA window CGCGTTCGGATTGTGCTGGGTTCCCGGCCCGACGATATAGCCCTGGGCCCCGCCCAGAAAAATGCGGGTCCCGAGCCCCATCGTCTGGTACAGCGGGTCGTTGAAGAGGGGGCTCACCTGTCCCGCCGTGGCGTAGTTGGCATTGCCGGCGTTGGGCTTGAGGACCCCCATGTAGGTGTAAATGGTTTTTCCGCTCAGATTGACAGCGCAGTTGTAGTTCTGATAGGCGTTTCTCGGGTTCAGCAGGACCGCGTAAGGCAGATCCTCCAGGCTCACCCGCTTTTTGACCTCCCGATTGGGATAGCAGTCGGTCCCATAGGCCGTTACAACCAGGTTCACCTTCCTTCCCGCGATGAGGTCCTGGATGACATGGCCGCCCCCGTACTTGAATTGCCCTGGATGCACACGGTTCAGCGGGTCGTCCTGGACCGGCTCCGTGGCTCCGATGAAGATGTCGACCGCCGCCAGTCCTGCATAGGCCGGCACGTCGTTCAGCCAAACCTGCGATGCCTTGATGGCCGGCTTGGTATGGCCAAAATTGATCATGGCGCCTGAGGAACACATGGCGGAAAAGGTCCCGGTCGTCACCACATCCACTTCCCGCGCCGCCTTCTGCACCCCTTCGCTTTTCACAATCTCGGTCATCTCGTCGGCCGTGACGACGACAACCTGACCCTTCCTGATCTTTTCGTTGATCTCCTGAATGGTTCTCGTAAACCCTTTGGCCGCCATATCCCTCAACCTCCCCCTGGTCTCCGTCCCGGAAATAAGACCCTTCAATCACCCAGACGGCGAACGGACAAATCCTTTCCCTGCGCTTCGGCCGAACCGCCGCCTGCTTTCAAGGAGCCGCCCCGACCGTGGCGCCGCCCCGCAACGATCCCACAGGGAAGCGACTCGAGACTGGCGGGAGCGAAAACCGGGACCGGCCGCTCAGGTCTCAAAACGCCAAGGCGTCCAACGCCCGTCTCCGGATGGACACCGCTCAAACGGGTGAAGTTGGTATCATAGGGGGTATCTTTTTCCCGTTCAAGCAAAAGTTGTATCCAAGTCGATGCTCAGGATCTTTCTCTTGACGAGGGGCCTCCGGTCCGAGCATTCTGTATGTGGGCGCACATCGGCCTTCGACTGGCGCCGACATCATCTCCGGAGGTTCTCATGTCCCCTGAATATGGCTTCGAACTCATCCATGAACGTGATATCCACGAGATTAAAACCCATGGGCGAATGTATGAACATACCCGGACCGGGGCCAAGCTTCTCTACCTTCTGAACGAGGACGAGAACAAGGTCTTCGGCATCACCTTCCGCACCCCCCCTGCCGACAGCACAGGCCTGCCCCACATCCTGGAGCATTCAGTCCTCTGCGGCTCTCGGAAGTATCCGCTGAAAGAGCCATTCGTGGAACTCCTGAAGGGTTCCCTGCAGACCTTCCTAAACGCCTTCACCTATCCCGACAGGACGTGCTACCCCGTTGCCAGCCAGAATCGGCGGGATTTTCTGAACCTGATCGATGTCTACCTCGATGCCGTACTCCATCCGAGGCTTACAGAAACGACTTTCAAGCAGGAAGGGTGGCATTTCGAGCTTGAGGAACCGGGTGCACCCCTGCAGTTCAAGGGTGTTGTTTTCAACGAGATGAAAGGCGCCTACAGCTCTCCGGACAATCTGCTGGGAACCTACACCCTGCAGGAACTCTTTCCCGGCAATCCTTACGCCTTCGATGCCGGCGGGGATCCGCGGGTGATTCCCCGCCTGACTTACGAGCAGTTTCTGGCCTTCCACCGTCGTTATTACCACCCTTCCAACGCGCGCATCTTCGTGTACGGAGACATGGCCCCCGAAGAGGTGATGCCCATGCTGCAAGGATACCTCGAAGACTTCGACCGTCTTCCGGTCGACTCGGCCATCCCGCTGCAACAGCCTTTTTCAGAGCCGAGACAACTCGTCCGCCCGATCCTGGCGGGAAAGGAGCCGGATGCCGCCTCCAAGGGCATGGTGACAATCAACTGGCTCCTCGGGGAAACCACCCAGAAGGAGCGTAATTTCGCCCTGCGCATCCTCGAGTACATTTTGCTCGGGATGCCCGGGTCCCCGCTGCGAAGGGCTTTGATCGAATCGTCTCTCGGCGAAGACCTTGCGGGGGAGGGCCTTGGAACCGAACTCCGTCAGATCTATTTCGCGACAGGCCTGAAGGGAATCGACCCCGATCACGCCAGTCGTCTGGAAGCGCTGGTGCTGGACACCCTGAAGGGTTTGGCCCGGGGAGGGATCGACCCGTTGATGACGGAAGCGGCCCTCAACACGATCGAGTTCCGTCTCCGTGAAAACAACAGCGGCCACTACCCCCGCGGCCTGCTGCTCATGCTGCGGTCCCTGACCACCTGGCTGTATGACGGGGATCCCTTTTCACTCCTCGCCTTCGAGGAGCCTTTGGAAACCGTCAAATCGATGGCCAAGGGAAAAAAGGCATATTTCGAGGACCTGCTGACCGAACAATTTATCGACAATCCGCACCGGGTGACCTTGACCCTCAAACCCGACCCGGAGCTGGGCGAACGAAGGGAAAAAGCCGAAGCGGCCGAGCTCGAACGGTTTCAGCAAGGACTGGATCAACGCCAACTTCAGGAACTGGCCGACCAATCGAAGGACCTCAAGATCGAGCAGGCCCGGCCGGACCCTCCAGAGCATCTGGCCGCCATTCCCCGGCTCCGCCTCCAGGATCTCGATACGCAGAACAAGCTCATCCCCGCCACGTCCCAGACCATCGACGGCGTCCCGTTGCTCTGCCACGAACTGCCTACGAACGGCATCATTTACCTCGATCTCGGGTTCGATCTTCACGCGCTTCCGCCCGATTCGCTTCCTTTGGTCCCGCTTTTCAGCCGTGCGCTGCTGGAAATGGGAACCAGGAAGGAAGACTTCGCCGCCCTCTCGCGCCGGATCAGCGCACGGACCGGGGGCATCCGGCCGGAGCGCTTCCTCTCCGCGAAGAAAGACCGCCGGGAAGCCGCGGCCCGCCTCTTTCTGCGCGCCAAGGCCCTTCCGCACCAGATCCCGGAACTCGTCGCCATCCTCAAAGACATCCTGTTGGAATCGGCGCTCGAAAACCAGGAACGGTTCCGTCAGATGACCTTCGAGGAAAAGGCCCGGGCCGAGCATCACCTGATCCCCGCCGGCCACCAGGCGGTCGCTCTTCGCCTCAAAGCCCATTTCAGCGAGGCTCATCGAGCGGCTGAAAGCATGGGCGGCATCGGATATATCCTGTTTCTGCGTGCCCTGGCACGTGATGTCCAGGCTGATTGGCCGAAAGTCCTCGAACGGCTGGAAAGAATCCGGCAGACGCTGATCAGCCGCCGGCTCCTTCAGCTCAATCTGACGGCTGAGGCAGGGTTGCTGGAGCAGGCGAAGGCCTCTCTCGAAGCATTGACGGCGGACATCCCCGACAGGGCCGTGGAGGAAGCCCCATGGAACTGGGAACGCCTTCCGTCGGCTGAAGGAATGACCGTGCCCTCTCAGGTCAACTACGTCGGCAAGGGTACGGATCTGTTCCAAACAGGCTACCGTTTCCACGGCTCCGCGCTGGTCATCGCCCGGTACCTGCGCAATGCCTGGCTCTGGAACCAGGTGAGGGTCCTCGGGGGTGCGTATGGGGCGTTTTGCAGCCTCGAGCGCTTTTCAGGCTCGCTGACCTTCGTGTCCTACAGGGACCCCAATATCGTCCCGACGCTGAAAGCCTTCGACGCAACTGCCGATTTCCTGAGAAACAGCGCGCTTGCCGATGACGAACGCGAGAAGGCGATCATCGGGACCATCGGGGAACTGGACAGCCACCTGCTCCCGGACGCGAAGGGATTCGTATCCCTGCTCCGAACGCTGACCGGAGATACCGACGCGTCGCGTCAACAGATGCGGGAGGAAATCCTGGGCACAGAGCAGCGGCATTTCCGGGAATTCGGTGACATCCTGGAGGCTCTTCACGATTCGCCTTACATCAAGGTCCTGGGGGCTCGGGAGGCCGTCGAAAAGGTCCGTTCCGAACTCCCCGCAAACCTCGATATCATCCAGATCCTCTGAACCCCCGCGCAGGAGGTGGTCGTTCGTGTGCGCAGCGCTTTTTTGCCGGATCACTGCCGCGCCAAGGTTTCCCTGGTGAACAGGCTTGCCAAAAAGGCGATCACGCCGCAGGCAAAAAGCATCAGAAATGCCTGAC harbors:
- a CDS encoding conserved hypothetical protein (Evidence 4 : Unknown function but conserved in other organisms); the encoded protein is MAAKGFTRTIQEINEKIRKGQVVVVTADEMTEIVKSEGVQKAAREVDVVTTGTFSAMCSSGAMINFGHTKPAIKASQVWLNDVPAYAGLAAVDIFIGATEPVQDDPLNRVHPGQFKYGGGHVIQDLIAGRKVNLVVTAYGTDCYPNREVKKRVSLEDLPYAVLLNPRNAYQNYNCAVNLSGKTIYTYMGVLKPNAGNANYATAGQVSPLFNDPLYQTMGLGTRIFLGGAQGYIVGPGTQHNPNAKRHSNGTPLTPAGTLMVMGDMKAMNPRWVVGVSILGYGCSLAVGLGVPIPILNEEIARYCGVSDDEIFTQIIDYGVDYPKGESKSLGQVSYAELKSGSIRFNGIDIHTVPLSSYVRAREVAQSLKAWIEGGEFLLTEPVTGLPGPSL
- a CDS encoding Peptidase M16 inactive domain protein; amino-acid sequence: MSPEYGFELIHERDIHEIKTHGRMYEHTRTGAKLLYLLNEDENKVFGITFRTPPADSTGLPHILEHSVLCGSRKYPLKEPFVELLKGSLQTFLNAFTYPDRTCYPVASQNRRDFLNLIDVYLDAVLHPRLTETTFKQEGWHFELEEPGAPLQFKGVVFNEMKGAYSSPDNLLGTYTLQELFPGNPYAFDAGGDPRVIPRLTYEQFLAFHRRYYHPSNARIFVYGDMAPEEVMPMLQGYLEDFDRLPVDSAIPLQQPFSEPRQLVRPILAGKEPDAASKGMVTINWLLGETTQKERNFALRILEYILLGMPGSPLRRALIESSLGEDLAGEGLGTELRQIYFATGLKGIDPDHASRLEALVLDTLKGLARGGIDPLMTEAALNTIEFRLRENNSGHYPRGLLLMLRSLTTWLYDGDPFSLLAFEEPLETVKSMAKGKKAYFEDLLTEQFIDNPHRVTLTLKPDPELGERREKAEAAELERFQQGLDQRQLQELADQSKDLKIEQARPDPPEHLAAIPRLRLQDLDTQNKLIPATSQTIDGVPLLCHELPTNGIIYLDLGFDLHALPPDSLPLVPLFSRALLEMGTRKEDFAALSRRISARTGGIRPERFLSAKKDRREAAARLFLRAKALPHQIPELVAILKDILLESALENQERFRQMTFEEKARAEHHLIPAGHQAVALRLKAHFSEAHRAAESMGGIGYILFLRALARDVQADWPKVLERLERIRQTLISRRLLQLNLTAEAGLLEQAKASLEALTADIPDRAVEEAPWNWERLPSAEGMTVPSQVNYVGKGTDLFQTGYRFHGSALVIARYLRNAWLWNQVRVLGGAYGAFCSLERFSGSLTFVSYRDPNIVPTLKAFDATADFLRNSALADDEREKAIIGTIGELDSHLLPDAKGFVSLLRTLTGDTDASRQQMREEILGTEQRHFREFGDILEALHDSPYIKVLGAREAVEKVRSELPANLDIIQIL